The following are encoded in a window of Doryrhamphus excisus isolate RoL2022-K1 chromosome 16, RoL_Dexc_1.0, whole genome shotgun sequence genomic DNA:
- the pkig gene encoding cAMP-dependent protein kinase inhibitor gamma, which yields MMDVETSYSDFINCDRTGRRNAVPDIAGEGKVAASTSEVTKDLAGMELKDAGEPGASPAPEAEGSTSQDAQGGGGPS from the exons ATGATGGACGTGGAGACGTCGTACTCAGATTTCATCAACTGTGATCGCACTGGCCGCAGGAATGCCGTGCCTGACATCGCAGGCGAGGGGAAAGTAGCAGCTAGCACCAGTGAAGTCACCAAAGACTTGGCAGGGATGGAGCTGAAGGACGCAG GGGAGCCCGGGGCCTCTCCAGCCCCGGAGGCCGAGGGCTCCACCAGTCAAGACGCCCAGGGAGGCGGAGGCCCGTCCTAA
- the ada gene encoding adenosine deaminase, with amino-acid sequence MLIVASRAALRLAPLLHRSASQSASMSQLRGRQDVFNKPKVELHVHLDGAIRVETILDVARRRGINLPVNTVEDLRQIIIIQKPATLTEFLGKFAEYMHVVAGDRDAIKRIAYEFVEDKAKEGVIYVEVRYSPHLLANTKVKPIPWNQAEGDVSPDEVVQLVNEGLGEGERAFNVKARSILCCMRHMPSWSAEVVELCKKFRREGVVAIDLAGDESLNCESYPGHRKAYEEAVRCGIHRTVHAGEVGPASVVREAVDVLKAERVGHGYRTLEDQALYKQLLAQNMHFEVCPFSSKLTGACTADFTKHPVITFRKDKANYSLNTDDPLIFNSTLNLDYSIAKEHMGFTEEEFRRLNICSAESCFLPEPEKKELLAQLYEAYGMIQSTAF; translated from the exons ATGCTTATAGTAGCAAGTCGCGCTGCATTGCGCCTCGCTCCACTCCTCCACCGGTCCGCGTCACAGTCCGCCAGCATGTCACAGCTCCGTGGGCGGCAGGACGTGTTCAACAAGCCCAAG GTTGAGCTCCATGTTCATCTCGACGGGGCCATCCGGGTGGAAACTATTCTTGATGTCGCTAG GAGACGTGGAATCAACCTGCCAGTCAACACGGTGGAGGATCTGAGGCAGATTATTATAATCCAAAAGCCGGCAACGCTGACGGAGTTCCTGGGAAAGTTTGCAGAGTACATGCACGTTGTTGC tggagACCGAGATGCCATAAAGAGGATAGCCTATGAGTTTGTGGAGGACAAAGCCAAGGAAGGGGTGATTTACGTGGAGGTCAGATACAGTCCACATCTCCTCGCCAACACTAAAGTGAAGCCCATCCCGTGGAACCAGGCAGA AGGCGATGTGAGTCCGGATGAGGTGGTGCAACTCGTCAACGAGGGCCTCGGCGAGGGCGAGAGGGCCTTCAATGTCAAAGCCAGGTCCATTCTATGCTGCATGCGCCACATGCCAA GCTGGTCTGCAGAGGTCGTGGAGCTGTGTAAGAAGTTTCGCCGTGAAGGAGTGGTAGCCATCGACCTGGCGGGGGATGAATCGCTCAACTGCGAGTCCTATCCAGGACACCGGAAGGCCTATGAG GAAGCCGTACGTTGTGGGATCCACCGTACAGTTCATGCAGGGGAGGTGGGCCCTGCCTCTGTGGTGAGGGAG GCCGTAGATGTGCTGAAGGCTGAACGAGTAGGCCATGGTTACAGGACCCTGGAGGACCAAGCACTTTACAAACAACTCTTGGCTCAAAATATGCACTTTGAG GTGTGCCCATTCTCTAGTAAACTAACAGGTGCCTGCACCGCAGACTTCACCAAGCATCCTGTCATCAC TTTCAGGAAGGACAAAGCCAACTACTCCCTAAATACTGACGATCCATTAATCTTCAACTCCACCCTGAACCTGGACTACAGCATCGCGAAGGAGCACATGGGATTCACCGAAGAGGAATTTAGGAGACTG AACATCTGTTCCGCCGAGTCTTGCTTCCTACCCGAGCCGGAAAAGAAGGAGCTGCTGGCCCAACTCTACGAGGCCTACGGGATGATACAGAGCACTGCCTTTTGA